The following are encoded together in the Bicyclus anynana chromosome 2, ilBicAnyn1.1, whole genome shotgun sequence genome:
- the LOC112058397 gene encoding uncharacterized protein LOC112058397, producing MYHRVRRKMKFEISAILILSYVTLVFTKAFDIKIINDNIGDDIGNDIIDFDDEYSVKYDKKYKVLPWSSNGFKKDTYRYTVVKDKLELQHENKEIKSEAATMVTTTTSVNSITDTVEKTTELSVIPLELLSTTESSAISPIESTTELDLTVIPLSTSEKTPAELIINQTVTLPVSTESSEDYNLTTFFYEMTTKSNNYLNETTTENIINETSTENVFNDTVTITSTTLNVNETTEIGTTIPDTYNVTEVITVLPDANATEYVTDNFPSTTVINEVTNITVRNTNRTINREDYDSTEINAEVPIFTELDTEDISEVPEDYYDSKDVVTTSAPKTDALSVIFGFAGSVVESVVESVAERVVPKGLIDLFRRMQKQNEALEAEKLRSREENGGIGQFTRGVIKTISSGLSKPLSQLMAGVRDIGSLDSDRGFISSLASGVTSVANVANSMVDVFKDRVQAIYPGTIWCGDGHSAQARSGELGLFFFTDTCCRQHDACKLYIGAGETKFGLTNTGLFTRSHCSCDENFRQCLRKTNSLVSAQIGLTYFNVLGPQCFRRAHPIVKCLRRTRITGLKCEEYELDYTKPKMWQWFDSETF from the exons ATGTACCACAGGGTGCGGCGAAAAATGAAGTTTGAAATCAGTgccatattaattttaagttacgTAACGTTGGTGTTCACTAAAGcctttgatataaaaataattaatgataacatTGGGGATGACATAGGAAACGATATTATAGATTTCGATGATGAATATTCAGTTAAATATGACAAGAAATATAAAGTACTCCCATGGAGTTCAAACGGTTTTAAGAAAGACACCTACAGATATACTGTCGTTAAAGATAAGCTCGAGCTTCAGcatgaaaataaagaaatcaaATCGGAAGCAGCGACAATGGTTACCACTACAACCAGCGTTAACTCCATTACAGACACAGTCGAAAAGACAACTGAACTTAGTGTTATTCCATTAGAATTATTAAGTACAACAGAGAGCAGTGCAATAAGTCCAATCGAAAGTACAACAGAATTAGATTTAACAGTTATTCCTTTAAGTACAAGTGAGAAAACACCTgctgaattaattattaatcagACCGTAACTCTACCAGTATCCACAGAATCTTCAGaagattataatttaactacgtttttttatgaaatgacaacaaaatcaaataattatttaaatgagaCTACAACAGAGAACATAATAAATGAAACGTCAACGGAAAATGTGTTTAACGATACTGTAACAATTACGAGTACCACGTTAAATGTAAATGAAACTACAGAGATTGGGACTACAATTCCAGATACTTATAATGTTACTGAAGTGATTACTGTTCTTCCTGATGCTAATGCTACTGAATATGTCACTGATAATTTCCCATCTacaacagtaataaatgaaGTAACTAACATAACTGTTAGGAATACGAACAGGACAATCAATCGTGAGGACTATGACAGTACAGAAATCAACGCAGAAGTTCCAATATTTACTGAGTTAGATACTGAAGATATTTCAGAAGTTCCAGAAGATTATTATGATTCAAAAGATGTCGTTACGACGTCTGCACCTAAAACGGACGCTTTATCTGTGATATTTGGGTTCGCTGGCAGTGTAGTAGAGAGCGTAGTAGAGAGTGTGGCAGAACGGGTCGTGCCCAAAGGGCTGATTGATTTGTTCAGGCGAATGCAAAAACAGAATGAGGCTTTAGAAGCGGAAAAGTTGAGAAGTCGCGAAGAGAATGGAggaatag GTCAATTCACCCGAGGCGTGATCAAGACGATATCCTCGGGTCTGAGCAAGCCCCTCAGCCAGCTCATGGCGGGAGTGAGAGACATCGGCTCGCTGGACAGCGACCGCGGCTTCATCAGCAGCTTGGCGTCAGGCGTCACCAGCGTGGCCAACGTCGCCAACTCCATGGTGGATGTCTTCAAGGACAGAGTGCAGGCTATTTATCCTG GTACTATCTGGTGCGGGGACGGGCACTCGGCGCAGGCGCGCTCGGGCGAGCTGGGCCTGTTCTTCTTCACCGACACGTGCTGCCGGCAGCACGACGCCTGCAAGCTGTACATCGGCGCCGGGGAGACCAAGTTCGGCCTCACCAACACCGGCCTCTTCACGAG GTCACACTGCAGCTGCGACGAGAACTTCCGGCAGTGCCTGAGGAAGACCAACTCGCTGGTGTCGGCGCAGATCGGCCTCACGTACTTCAACGTGCTGGGCCCGCAGTGCTTCCGCCGCGCGCACCCCATCGTCAAGTGCTTGCGGCGGACCAG GATAACCGGGCTCAAATGTGAGGAGTACGAGCTGGACTACACCAAGCCCAAGATGTGGCAGTGGTTCGACagcgagaccttctga
- the LOC128198814 gene encoding uncharacterized protein LOC128198814 → MTSVGIDHNVDELLVGLLTQIRLKQQHAERVRKRSSSRKNRSRARSPLEAEVVAPTAPASAASTPRKRSRLSASVKVRGLLGRVWARDSKSKSCENLHVL, encoded by the exons ATGACGTCGGTGGGCATCGACCACAACGTGGACGAGCTGCTGGTGGGGCTGCTGACGCAGATCCGCCTCAAGCAGCAGCACGCTGAGAGAGTGAG GAAACGAAGCAGTTCGCGCAAGAACCGCAGCCGCGCGCGGTCGCCGCTCGAGGCAGAAGTAGTGGCGCCGACCGCGCCGGCCTCCGCCGCCAGCACGCCGAGGAAACGCTCGCGGCTCTCTGCTAGTGTTAAG GTGCGAGGTCTGCTGGGCCGCGTGTGGGCGCGCGACTCCAAGTCCAAGTCGTGCGAGAACCTGCACGTGCTCTAG